From a single Aquarana catesbeiana isolate 2022-GZ linkage group LG09, ASM4218655v1, whole genome shotgun sequence genomic region:
- the ITGAV gene encoding integrin alpha-V, with translation MGRGSPAPPVPMAAAAALLLAAALLGSSSGFNLDSENPSVYAGSEGSYFGFAVDFFSSSLLIGAPKANTSQPDISQGGDVLKCDWRNANCQPIVFDSTGNRYFAQNDPIEFKSNQWFGASLSVKDKKILACAPLYHWRTEQAKQEREPVGTCYMMDGSKIVEYAPCRSTNKADAQEQGFCQGGFSVDFTNTNRVLLGGPGSFYWQGQLISDRIEEIFTKYDPNKYTIPYNGQLATRAASPTYDDSYLGYAVAVGDFNGDAIDDFVSGVPRAAKTLGMVSIYDGKSMASLYNFTGEQMAAYFGYSIATTDINGDGLVDLLVGAPLFMDRGSDGKLQEVGQVTVYIQQSKAGLRLLTKLIGFYAFARFGSSIAPLGDVDQDGFNDIAIGAPYAGEGKKGLVYIYNGRSSGISSAPSQVLEGQWASRTMPPSFGYSLKGATDIDENGYPDLVVGAFGADRAILYRSRPVVTVNAILEVNPAILNPESKTCSLTNGAMVSCFDVKFCLKASAKGNVPENLQFKVELLLDKLKQKGAVRRALFVHNRQPTHSKNMTIVNGGNMRCEELKAYLRDESEFRDKLTPITIFMDYEMDYKAAADPSGLMPILNQLTPANLTKQAHILLDCGDDNICKPNLILSVVSEQQQIYIGDDSPLTLFVDAQNQGEGAYEAELFVYIPPQADFIGVVRNNESLTRLSCAFKIENQTRLVVCDLGNPMKAGTRVLAALLFSVHQLSEMDNTVNFDLQIQSSNQYDNTSAKQSLRIALAVLAAVDIRGVSTPTEVFLPIANWEPKKDLVTEDDVGPLVQHIFELRNNGPSAFSKAMLTIQWPYKYKNNDLLYIVKYEIDGPMDCTSDVLINPLDLKLSTSQTDEVKNVNRTERNRRELPLFEGELQTIGCGQAQCLKIDCHVERVEKGKSAILYIRSRLWTPTFMNSENQNHSYSLKSSATFRVLEFPYKNMSLPDIHNSTEVTTNILWVNQTSSAPVPVWVIVLAVLSGLLLLALMVFIMYKFGFFKRVRPPQEETETEQLQPHDNEGNTDA, from the coding sequence ATGGGCAGAGGCTCCCCGGCTCCTCCGGTTCCCATGGCCGCCGCCGCCGCTCTCCTGCTGGCCGCCGCTCTGCTGGGCTCGTCCAGCGGCTTCAATCTGGACTCGGAGAACCCCTCGGTGTACGCCGGGTCTGAGGGCAGCTACTTCGGCTTCGCCGTGgacttcttctcctcctccctgctgATCGGGGCCCCCAAAGCCAACACCAGCCAGCCTGACATCAGCCAAGGTGGGGACGTGCTGAAATGCGACTGGAGGAATGCCAACTGCCAGCCTATTGTCTTCGACAGCACCGGCAATCGCTACTTTGCCCAAAACGACCCCATCGAGTTCAAATCCAACCAATGGTTTGGGGCGTCCCTGAGTGTTAAAGATAAGAAGATCCTGGCCTGTGCCCCCCTTTATCACTGGAGGACCGAGCAGGCCAAGCAGGAAAGGGAGCCAGTTGGGACTTGTTACATGATGGATGGAAGCAAGATCGTAGAATACGCGCCCTGCCGCTCTACGAACAAGGCGGACGCCCAGGAGCAAGGGTTTTGCCAGGGCGGGTTCAGCGTTGACTTTACCAACACCAACCGCGTGCTGCTGGGAGGCCCTGGCAGCTTCTACTGGCAGGGTCAACTCATTTCGGACAGAATCGAAGAAATCTTTACAAAGTACGACCCCAACAAGTACACCATCCCCTACAACGGCCAGTTGGCCACACGAGCGGCCAGCCCGACGTACGACGACAGCTACTTGGGGTATGCTGTGGCCGTGGGGGATTTTAACGGGGACGCCATCGATGATTTTGTCTCCGGGGTGCCCAGGGCAGCAAAAACATTAGGGATGGTGTCTATTTATGACGGCAAGTCCATGGCCTCGCTGTACAATTTCACCGGGGAGCAGATGGCTGCCTACTTTGGTTATTCCATAGCGACGACGGATATCAACGGCGATGGACTGGTGGATCTGCTTGTCGGAGCTCCCCTTTTTATGGACCGTGGATCTGATGGGAAGCTTCAAGAAGTCGGGCAAGTCACTGTTTATATTCAGCAAAGTAAAGCAGGACTTCGATTATTAACAAAGCTGATCGGTTTTTATGCTTTTGCAAGATTTGGCAGTTCGATCGCGCCTCTTGGTGATGTGGACCAAGACGGTTTCAATGACATTGCCATTGGGGCACCTTATGCTGGAGAGGGTAAAAAAGGCCTTGTGTACATTTACAACGGAAGAAGCTCTGGTATTAGCTCAGCACCCTCTCAAGTTCTTGAAGGACAGTGGGCCTCCAGAACCATGCCACCAAGTTTTGGATACTCTTTGAAAGGTGCCACTGATATTGATGAAAATGGCTATCCTGATTTAGTGGTTGGGGCTTTTGGAGCAGATAGGGCTATACTATACAGGTCTAGGCCTGTTGTCACAGTGAATGCCATTCTAGAAGTGAATCCAGCCATACTGAACCCTGAAAGTAAAACCTGTTCCCTTACAAATGGAGCTATGGTTTCCTGCTTTGATGTGAAATTCTGCCTTAAGGCCAGCGCAAAAGGAAATGTCCCTGAAAACCTTCAATTCAAAGTAGAACTTTTGTTGGATAAGCTTAAACAGAAGGGAGCCGTAAGACGAGCATTATTTGTACATAACAGACAGCCCACTCATTCAAAAAACATGACAATAGTGAACGGTGGGAATATGCGTTGTGAAGAACTAAAAGCATATTTACGAGATGAGAGTGAGTTTCGGGATAAACTTACACCTATTACCATCTTTATGGATTACGAAATGGATTATAAGGCCGCTGCTGATCCATCTGGACTAATGCCTATCCTTAACCAGCTCACCCCAGCAAACCTAACCAAACAGGCGCATATCTTGTTGGACTGTGGCGATGACAATATATGCAAGCCAAACCTCATTTTATCCGTTGTAAGTGAGCAACAGCAAATCTATATTGGAGATGATAGTCCCTTGACCCTATTCGTTGATGCACAAAATCAAGGTGAAGGGGCCTATGAAGCTGAACTTTTTGTCTATATACCACCCCAGGCAGACTTCATTGGAGTTGTCCGAAACAACGAGTCCTTAACACGTTTGTCTTGTGCCTTTAAAATAGAAAATCAGACCCGTCTTGTTGTATGTGACCTTGGAAATCCCATGAAGGCTGGAACAAGGGTCTTAGCTGCCTTGCTGTTTAGTGTTCATCAGCTAAGTGAGATGGACAACACTGTAAACTTTGACTTGCAGATACAAAGTTCTAACCAGTATGACAATACCAGTGCCAAACAGTCACTGCGGATTGCCCTGGCGGTTTTGGCCGCAGTTGACATAAGAGGAGTCTCCACTCCCACAGAAGTCTTCCTGCCTATTGCAAACTGGGAACCCAAGAAGGATCTTGTAACAGAAGATGACGTTGGACCACTGGTTCAACATATCTTTGAACTCAGAAACAATGGTCCCAGTGCGTTCAGCAAAGCAATGCTTACTATCCAGTGGCCATATAAGTACAAAAACAATGACCTGTTGTACATAGTCAAATATGAAATCGATGGTCCCATGGACTGTACTTCTGATGTCTTGATCAACCCACTTGACCTCAAACTGTCAACTTCACAAACGGATGAGGTTAAAAATGTAAACCGCACGGAACGCAATAGGCGTGAACTTCCACTGTTTGAGGGTGAACTGCAGACCATTGGCTGCGGACAAGCACAATGTCTCAAGATTGATTGCCACGTCGAGCGAGTGGAGAAAGGAAAAAGCGCAATTCTGTACATCAGATCGAGATTGTGGACACCAACATTTATGAATAGTGAGAACCAGAACCATTCCTATTCTTTAAAATCTTCAGCCACGTTCCGTGTACTAGAATTCCCTTATAAGAACATGAGTCTTCCTGACATACACAATTCTACAGAGGTCACCACAAACATCCTATGGGTGAACCAGACATCCAGTGCTCCCGTACCTGTGTGGGTGATAGTACTTGCAGTGCTGTCAGGTTTGCTACTGTTGGCGCTAATGGTTTTTATTATGTACAAATTTGGGTTCTTTAAACGTGTCCGGCCTCCTCAGGAGGAGACAGAAACAGAACAGCTTCAACCACACGATAATGAAGGAAACACAGATGCTTGA